The Microplitis demolitor isolate Queensland-Clemson2020A chromosome 8, iyMicDemo2.1a, whole genome shotgun sequence genome has a segment encoding these proteins:
- the LOC103572451 gene encoding allantoicase: MNGNKSFEFLELSELASKSNGGKIVFATDDWFAVAENLLKDDEPVWKEDAYTEFGKWMDGWETRRRRCAGHDWTIIALGHQSIVKGFYIDTGYFTGNYAPRISIQAARLDENETELFPVRNSQLGTAASKEARAQIARLKSEEWTIIVPQTELSPGYEKTRRQYFNSNSSELWTHLRLNLYPDGGIARFRAYGLIIPQSRPIEFTERIDLIAQENGGVCEKYSNAHYGHPRNLIKTGNSSSMKDGWETARRLDRPPIIQLDDSGILQFSGSEWAIFKLGYVGTADTIVIDTAHFRGNFPDSIKVEGTLALDVEINSTWKTILPTRKLSPNRAHVYSSNDITWPGPVSHIRITISPDGGLSRFRLWGFIDPGNKK; encoded by the exons ATGAACGGGAACAAATCCTTTGAATTTTTAGAGCTCAGTGAGCTTGCTTCGAAATCg aatggcggtaaaattgtttttgcAACAGACGATTGGTTTGCGGTGGCCGAAAATCTTTTGAAG gaCGATGAACCAGTCTGGAAGGAGGATGCTTACACGGAGTTCGGAAAGTGGATGGATGGCTGGGAAACCCGGCGACGAAGGTGCGCTGGACATGACTGGACCATAATAGCACTTGGTCATCAGTCTATTGTGAAAGGTTTTTATATTGACACTGGATATTTTACTGGAAATTATGCTCCGAGAATTTCTATTCAAGCTGCGCGACTAGATGAAAATG AGACTGAATTATTTCCGGTGCGAAATAGTCAACTGGGAACTGCGGCTTCTAAAGAAGCTAGAGCGCAGATTGCTCGTTTGAAATCTGaa GAATGGACGATAATTGTCCCTCAAACAGAACTGTCACCAGGCTACGAAAAGACTCGAAGGcaatatttcaattcaaattcaagTGAACTATGGACCCATTTACGTTTAAATCTTTACCCTGATGGTGGAATCGCGAGATTCCGAGCCTATGGTTTAATAATCCCACAATCGAGACCAATAGAATTTACAGAACGAATCGATCTGATTGCCCAAGAGAACGGCGGAGTCTGTGAGAAGTATAGCAATGCTCACTACGGTCACCCGCGGAATTTGATAAAGACCGGAAATTCCTCAAGTATGAAGGATGGCTGGGAAACTGCACGACGTCTTGACAGACCACCAATCATTCAACTCGACGATTCCGGAATTCTCCAA TTTTCCGGAAGTGAATGGGCAATTTTCAAGCTCGGTTATGTTGGTACCGCAGACACTATCGTAATTGACACTGCCCATTTCCGAGGTAACTTTCCTGACAGCATTAAAGTCGAAGGAACTTTGGCCTTAGATGTTGAAATCAACAGCACCTGGAAAACTATCCTACCTACCAGAaaa cTGTCCCCGAATCGAGCACACGTTTATTCTTCAAACGACATAACATGGCCCGGTCCCGTGAGCCACATTCGGATAACCATCAGCCCAGACGGCGGGCTTTCGAGATTCAGACTCTGGGGCTTCATTGATCCtggcaacaaaaaataa
- the LOC103572388 gene encoding copper homeostasis protein cutC homolog: MEICIDSIESAKNAIKGGASRLEACSALSEDGLTPTPGLIRFIKNYSDVPVYAMIRIRAGNFVYSEEEKAAMLYDLQILDSIGADGFVFGALKADNSVDVDVCKEIINAAKFKPVTFHRAFDEVAKPLEALEQVISLGFKRVLTSGQKNTAPEGLELIKELVKQAGDRIIVMPGSGINPDNILLIKDTTHAKEFHASAKIRLDIKDKGENNRNGKKQCEGIMVTSEEKVKQMVNIIKSL, from the coding sequence ATGGAAATTTGTATTGATTCAATAGAGTCGGCTAAAAATGCTATAAAAGGTGGCGCTAGCAGACTCGAAGCATGCTCAGCTTTATCAGAAGACGGATTGACGCCAACTCCCGGATTGATTCGATTTATTAAGAATTATTCGGATGTTCCGGTTTATGCGATGATACGAATTAGGGCGGGAAATTTTGTCTACTCTGAAGAAGAGAAGGCAGCGATGTTGTATGACTTGCAAATACTTGACAGCATTGGAGCTGATGGTTTTGTATTCGGAGCTTTGAAAGCCGACAATTCTGTCGACGTGGATGTAtgcaaagaaataattaacgCGGCGAAATTCAAACCCGTGACATTCCATCGCGCTTTTGATGAAGTTGCCAAACCTCTTGAAGCGCTAGAACAAGTGATAAGTCTTGGGTTTAAGAGGGTTTTAACTTCCGGACAGAAAAATACGGCTCCGGAAGGGCTGGAGTTGATTAAGGAACTAGTAAAGCAGGCTGGTGACCGCATTATCGTAATGCCAGGAAGTGGTATCAATCCTGATAACATTTTATTGATCAAAGATACAACTCACGCTAAAGAATTCCATGCGTCAGCTAAAATTCGTTTGGACATCAAAGATAAGGGGGAAAATAATCGGAATGGAAAAAAACAATGCGAGGGCATTATGGTAACATCtgaagaaaaagttaaacagatggttaatattattaaatctttGTAA